The following are encoded in a window of Ictalurus punctatus breed USDA103 chromosome 13, Coco_2.0, whole genome shotgun sequence genomic DNA:
- the gprc5c gene encoding G-protein coupled receptor family C group 5 member C isoform X3, whose product MSGQGTSLKLAQTCDCLIGMLIFSSVSDLPAWVIPGMDYFAPRSFWILLLAMVVAVVPGSMGAPQGCGSNVSSLYYNLCDVTVVWGIVVEAFASAGVLVCLILLMVLFASLPFMPDSRRRKSVPLDAGLLVGALGLFGLAFAFIVGQDFSTCASRRFLFGVLFAACFSCLLMKTINLNILSRNNKAPPSWALCLGALALWLVEVIINTEWMIITMVRQPINVSSNLPVPCLITNEDFVMSLIYVMVLLVAFSVASILILCGKHQRWHKDGVYILLTGMFTLGIWVAWIVMYTYVNRTAGTPSWNDPTLAIALVANAWVFLLLYVVPELCQVTDDPEGVSTLPMDVYANQGVGYENILKEQSSQNMFVENKAFSMDEPKPGNKPVSPYSGYNGQIRSSVYQPTELAIITNGNGLHWKSQW is encoded by the exons ATGTCTGGACAGGGCACCTCTTTAAAGCTTGCACAGACATGTGATTGTTTAATAGGGATGTTGATTTTCTCTTCAGTTTCAGATCTCCCTGCTTGG GTGATCCCCGGTATGGATTACTTCGCTCCCCGATCCTTCTGGATCCTTCTACTTGCCATGGTTGTTGCAGTTGTGCCTGGCTCAATGGGGGCACCACAGGGCTGCGGCTCCAACGTGAGCTCTCTCTACTATAACCTGTGTGACGTTACTGTAGTTTGGGGCATCGTGGTGGAGGCATTTGCCTCTGCCGGAGTGTTGGTATGCCTAATACTGCTGATGGTTCTCTTTGCCAGCCTGCCATTTATGCCAGATAGCAGACGGCGCAAGTCAGTACCGTTGGACGCTGGCTTACTTGTGGGTGCTCTTGGCCTCTTTGGACTGGCATTTGCCTTCATCGTGGGCCAGGACTTTTCCACATGTGCCTCACGCCGCTTCCTGTTCGGCGTGTTGTTTGCAGCCTGCTTCTCCTGCCTTCTTATGAAAACCATCAATCTGAACATCCTGTCCAGGAACAACAAGGCACCGCCATCCTGGGCACTGTGCCTTGGAGCCTTGGCGCTTTGGTTGGTCGAAGTGATCATCAACACAGAATGGATGATTATCACCATGGTCCGCCAGCCCATTAACGTCAGCTCCAATCTGCCTGTGCCATGCTTGATTACCAACGAAGACTTTGTAATGTCTCTCATTTATGTTATGGTCCTGCTGGTGGCTTTCTCTGTGGCATCAATACTAATCCTGTGCGGCAAGCACCAGCGCTGGCACAAGGACGGAGTCTACATCCTGCTTACTGGAATGTTCACACTGGGCATTTGGGTGGCATGGATCGTCATGTACACTTACGTCAACCGCACAGCTGGCACTCCAAGTTGGAACGACCCGACTCTCGCTATAGCACTGGTGGCCAATGCCTGGGTGTTCCTGCTGCTTTACGTGGTGCCCGAGCTGTGCCAGGTGACTGACGACCCAGAGGGGGTATCAACTCTCCCCATGGATGTCTACGCAAACCAAGGCGTGGGTTACGAGAACATCCTGAAAGAGCAAAGCTCGCAGAACATGTTTGTAGAAAATAAGGCCTTCTCTATGGACGAACCCAAACCAG GTAACAAGCCAGTGTCTCCGTACAGCGGCTACAACGGACAGATCCGCAGTTCTGTGTACCAGCCCACAGAGCTCGCGATTATCACAAAT
- the itln3 gene encoding intelectin 3 precursor encodes MLHRIIFMICVVCLVHHYQFFISGGVVTVKPILANGTYLNPELGKYHARLRSLSRSCRDIKEKFGGTTDGIYYLTTANGVMYQAFCDMTTAGGGWTLVASVHENNINGKCTLGDRWSSEQGFDPKRPDGEGTWANSATFGTAEGATSDDYKNPGYYDITGEDVSVWHVPNDAQLQNWASTATLRYHTETKFLKQNGGSLYHLFKKYPVRFGAGECKNDSGPSIPVVYDTGDKDSTTKLYGITVKDQFEPGFVTFRVFNKKKAVVALCSGIKPTGCNTEHYCIGGIGQPDQCGDFVGLPEDSSSKEITEAAVLIFYR; translated from the exons ATGTTGCATAGAATTATCTTCATgatatgtgttgtgtgtcttGTACACCACTATCAATTTTTCATTTCTG GAGGGGTGGTCACTGTCAAGCCAATACTTGCAAATGGAACATATTTAAACCCAGAGCTTGGTAAGTATCACGCCAGGTTGAGATCTCTCAGTCGGAGCTGCCGGGACATCAAGGAGAAATTCGGAGGTACAACAG ATGGCATCTATTACCTAACAACAGCAAATGGTGTGATGTACCAAGCATTCTGTGATATGACCACAGCTGGAGGTGGCTGGACACTGGTAGCCAGTGTGCATGAGAACAATATCAATGGAAAATGCACTTTAGGTGATCGCTGGTCAAGCGAGCAGGGTTTTGATCCCAAACGGCCTGATGGTGAAGGAACCTGGGCGAACAGTGCCACGTTTGGCACTGCAGAGGGGGCTACCAGTGATGACTACAAG AATCCCGGGTACTACGACATTACTGGGGAGGATGTGTCAGTATGGCACGTTCCTAATGATGCTCAGCTCCAAAACTGGGCAAGCACTGCAACCCTGCGCTACCACACTGAAACCAAGTTCCTCAAGCAAAATGGTGGAAGCCTGTACCATTTATTTAAG AAATATCCAGTGAGGTTTGGAGCAGGAGAGTGTAAAAATGATAGCGGACCTTCTATCCCAGTGGTATATGATACAGGTGACAAGGATTCAACAACAAAACTTTATGGAATAACTGTAAAAG aTCAGTTTGAGCCTGGCTTCGTCACCTTCAGAGTGTTTAATAAGAAGaaggcagtggtggctctgTGCTCTGGAATCAAACCAACTGGATGCAATACAGAACAT TACTGCATTGGTGGAATAGGACAACCTGATCAGTGTGGAGACTTCGTTGGGCTTCCTGAAGACAGCTCATCCAAGGAAATAACAGAGGCAGCAGTTCTGATCTTCTATCGCTGA